A single window of Acidobacteriota bacterium DNA harbors:
- a CDS encoding DedA family protein has protein sequence MDLLKQLIDVFLHIDKHLAEVTRDYGAWTNAILFAIVFCETGLVVTPFLPGDSLLFTAGALASLGTLNVWALFLLLSLAAILGDTVNYWIGKKIGPRAFDGTVKFLKQEHLKKTEAFYEKHGKKTIILARFVPIVRTFAPFVAGVGSMTYGTFIAYNVIGGVAWVAICVFSGYFFGNIPIVKKNFSLVVLAIIGISVLPLAWEWWKARKARGGAAA, from the coding sequence ATGGATCTGTTGAAGCAGCTGATCGACGTCTTCCTGCACATCGACAAGCACCTTGCCGAGGTCACGCGGGACTACGGGGCCTGGACGAACGCGATCCTGTTCGCGATCGTCTTCTGCGAGACCGGCCTCGTCGTCACGCCGTTCCTCCCGGGCGATTCGCTCCTCTTCACCGCCGGCGCCCTCGCCTCGCTCGGCACCCTGAACGTCTGGGCCCTCTTCCTGCTCCTCTCCCTCGCCGCCATCCTCGGCGACACGGTCAACTACTGGATCGGAAAGAAGATCGGCCCGCGCGCCTTCGACGGGACCGTGAAGTTCCTCAAGCAGGAACACCTGAAGAAGACGGAAGCCTTCTACGAGAAGCACGGCAAGAAGACGATCATCCTGGCGCGGTTCGTCCCGATCGTGCGGACGTTCGCGCCGTTCGTCGCGGGCGTCGGCTCGATGACGTACGGGACGTTCATCGCCTACAACGTGATCGGCGGCGTCGCCTGGGTCGCGATCTGCGTCTTCTCGGGCTACTTTTTCGGGAACATCCCGATCGTGAAGAAGAACTTCTCCCTCGTCGTCCTCGCGATCATCGGGATCTCGGTCCTGCCGCTCGCCTGGGAATGGTGGAAGGCGCGCAAGGCCCGCGGGGGCGCCGCGGCGTGA